A stretch of DNA from Pseudomonas sp. HN11:
CGCCGCCGCGTACGTCTTGTTACCCAAACTTGTCGGCGCTTTCTTCAACTTCCCCGCCCGCTCCGCCTGCCACGCCTGCCAATGCAGCCACCAGGAGTCGGTGTGCTTGGTGGCATTCTCCTGCCATTCCAGCGGCTTCGCCGTCAGGCTGTCACTGGTTTGATAACGCGCCTTGGGGTTGCCTGGCGGGTTGAGGATGCTTTGGATATGCCCACTGCTGGACAGCACGAACTCCACCTTGCCGCCAAACAGCTGTGCCGACTTGTAGCAGGATTGCCACGGCGTGATGTGGTCATTGGTGCCGGCCAGTGAATAAATATCGGCAGTGACTTGCTTGAGGTCGATGGGCGTGCCGCATACTTCCAGGGCATTGGCCCGCACCAGTGGATTGTTCTTGAACAGCTCGATCAGGTCGCCGTGGAAGGCCGCTGGCAAACGCGTGGTGTCGTTGTTCCAGAACAGGATATCGAACACCGGCGGTTCGTTACCCAGCAGGTAGTTGTTGACCCAGTAGTTCCAGATCAGGTCGTTGGGGCGCATCCAGGCGAACACCTTGGCCATGTCGCGGCCTTCCAGCACGCCGGCCTGGTAGGAATGGCGCTTGGCCGCTTCCAGCGTCTGCTCATCGACGAACAGTGCCACCTGGGTGTCCAGGGTGGTGTCGAGCACACTCACCAGCAGAGTCAGGGCGTTGACCTTCTTTTCCCCCAGCGCCGCGTAATGGCCGAGCAGTGCGGTACAGGTGATGCCGCCGGAGCAAGCGCCGAGCATATTCACATCTTTGCTGCCGGTAATCGCCGTCACTACATCGACCGCTTCCTTGAGCGCTTCGATATAGGTCGACAGGCCCCACTCGCGTTGGGCCTTGGTCGGGTTGCGCCAGCTGACGATGAAGGTTTGCTGGTTATTGCGCAGGCAGAAACGCGCCAGGCTCTTTTCCGGGCTCAGGTCGAATACATAGAATTTGTTGATCTGCGGCGGCACCACCAGCAGCGGGCGTTCGTGCACCTGTTCGGTGATCGGCTTGTACTGGATCAACTCCAGCACGTCATTGCGAAACACCACCGCGCCTTCGGTAGTGCCCAGGGTCTTACCCACTTCAAAGGCACCCATGTTGACCTGGCTCGGCATGCCGCCGTTGTGCACCATGTCCTTGGCCAGGTGGGACAGGCCATCGAGCAGGCTCTTGCCGCCGGTTTCAAAGAAGCGTTTGACCGCCGCCGGGTTGGCCGCGCTGTTGGTGGGCGCCATGGCTTCGGTCATCAGGTTGATCACGAAGTGGCCACGGCTGATGTCCTGTTCCGACAGGTTGCTGTCGCCGATCCAGTCGTGCAGTTCCTTGCGCCACGCCAGGTAGGTTTGCAGGTAGCGTTTGTAGAGCGGGTTCTGGGTCCAGGCCGGGTCCAGGAAACGACGGTCGTCGCTCTCCGGCACCAACACGGATTTGCCGAACATCACGTTCTTCAATTCGACGCCAAAATGCGCGACGTGCTTGACGCTGTGCAACGGTTGTTTGATGGCTTGGGTCAGCACCATCTTCGCCGAGGCGAGCAAATCCTTTTTACGTAACGCGATGATCGGGTTGAGCCCCAGGGTGTTTTCCGAGGCCTGGCGTTTCAAGTCATCGTTGTTCTTGTTACTCATCTACGACGCTCCATTGTCCGAAAGACGAGTACCGGGGACCGCTGCGCACCCAGTTTCGATACACAACACAAGCCTGGTACTGCGACTCGGATGACCGTTGATACCGCATCGTCAAATGCAGGGAACTTGCCAGTTCCATTGGTTACCCGAGTTTAATTTTTTTCGCAAGCGGACCAATCGTTGGCCACGCGACAGGGCATTCAAGCAGATGAAATTAGAAAATGCCCTCTAAAGAGCAAGACCCCTGGGCTAGAGCATCAGCCGCACGACCGA
This window harbors:
- the phaC gene encoding class II poly(R)-hydroxyalkanoic acid synthase, which translates into the protein MSNKNNDDLKRQASENTLGLNPIIALRKKDLLASAKMVLTQAIKQPLHSVKHVAHFGVELKNVMFGKSVLVPESDDRRFLDPAWTQNPLYKRYLQTYLAWRKELHDWIGDSNLSEQDISRGHFVINLMTEAMAPTNSAANPAAVKRFFETGGKSLLDGLSHLAKDMVHNGGMPSQVNMGAFEVGKTLGTTEGAVVFRNDVLELIQYKPITEQVHERPLLVVPPQINKFYVFDLSPEKSLARFCLRNNQQTFIVSWRNPTKAQREWGLSTYIEALKEAVDVVTAITGSKDVNMLGACSGGITCTALLGHYAALGEKKVNALTLLVSVLDTTLDTQVALFVDEQTLEAAKRHSYQAGVLEGRDMAKVFAWMRPNDLIWNYWVNNYLLGNEPPVFDILFWNNDTTRLPAAFHGDLIELFKNNPLVRANALEVCGTPIDLKQVTADIYSLAGTNDHITPWQSCYKSAQLFGGKVEFVLSSSGHIQSILNPPGNPKARYQTSDSLTAKPLEWQENATKHTDSWWLHWQAWQAERAGKLKKAPTSLGNKTYAAAEAAPGTYVHER